In one window of Limnohabitans sp. MORI2 DNA:
- a CDS encoding lipoprotein insertase outer membrane protein LolB — MRVWWIALLMGTLLTGCTTPNRTTKPFSAEQVNAPEWQGRISVQVLGDAPSSMSASFLLRGDAKNGELDLYSPLGTTLGALQWTPQLVQLSDGGKHQYFNSLAELTEKTTGAALPVEAIFGWLQGQQINATGWQADLSNMSQGSLSARRTEPAPEVTLRIKIDP; from the coding sequence ATGCGCGTTTGGTGGATTGCTTTGCTGATGGGTACCTTGCTGACTGGCTGCACCACGCCTAACCGCACAACCAAGCCTTTCAGCGCAGAGCAAGTCAACGCACCTGAATGGCAAGGCCGCATCAGCGTGCAAGTATTGGGCGATGCCCCCTCCTCCATGAGCGCTAGTTTTTTACTGCGCGGCGATGCGAAAAATGGCGAGCTAGATTTGTATTCCCCCTTAGGCACCACACTTGGCGCACTGCAATGGACACCGCAGTTAGTGCAACTCAGCGATGGCGGCAAGCACCAGTACTTCAACTCACTGGCAGAACTCACAGAAAAAACCACAGGCGCAGCATTGCCCGTTGAAGCCATCTTTGGATGGCTTCAAGGCCAACAGATCAATGCCACGGGCTGGCAGGCCGATTTATCGAACATGTCACAAGGCTCACTGTCTGCACGCCGTACAGAACCAGCGCCCGAAGTGACGCTGCGTATCAAAATCGACCCGTAA
- the ispE gene encoding 4-(cytidine 5'-diphospho)-2-C-methyl-D-erythritol kinase: MRSLHNVLAPAKLNLFLHITGRRDDGYHLLQSVFMLIDWCDTLHFDVRDDGVIEREDLNVTLPPDDLVMRAAQSLQRASGTSLGAHIAIEKHIPAQAGMGGGSSDAATTLLTLNRLWGLNWPLSKLMPLGLALGADVPFFLGGHNAWVEGIGEKITPIELPKTRFAVVKPNSGLETAKIFRHPELERATETATMSVFAVDPYGFGRNDLQPVAQALCPEITEALQWLGSHGLSPRMTGSGSAVFAQLTSGALIDSAPHNWQMRICSNLAVHPQAGWAASES, from the coding sequence ATGCGCTCGCTCCACAACGTCTTAGCACCTGCCAAGCTCAACCTGTTTTTGCACATCACAGGGCGGCGTGACGACGGCTATCACTTGCTGCAATCGGTCTTCATGCTGATTGACTGGTGCGACACGCTGCACTTTGATGTGCGTGACGACGGCGTGATTGAGCGTGAAGACCTCAATGTGACACTGCCCCCAGACGACTTGGTTATGCGCGCCGCGCAATCGTTGCAACGCGCCAGCGGGACGTCTTTGGGCGCACACATAGCGATTGAAAAACACATCCCCGCCCAAGCCGGCATGGGCGGCGGCTCATCCGATGCTGCCACCACGCTGCTGACCCTCAATCGGCTGTGGGGATTGAACTGGCCTTTATCTAAGCTCATGCCTTTGGGGTTGGCTTTAGGCGCAGATGTACCGTTTTTCTTGGGCGGCCACAACGCTTGGGTGGAGGGTATTGGCGAAAAAATCACCCCCATTGAGCTACCTAAAACGCGCTTTGCCGTGGTCAAACCCAACTCTGGTTTGGAGACTGCAAAAATTTTTCGCCATCCAGAGTTGGAACGGGCCACAGAAACTGCTACAATGTCGGTCTTCGCTGTTGATCCTTATGGCTTCGGCCGTAATGACTTGCAGCCAGTGGCTCAGGCGCTGTGCCCAGAGATCACCGAAGCCCTTCAATGGCTCGGCTCTCACGGATTAAGCCCACGCATGACCGGTTCTGGCAGCGCAGTATTTGCTCAGCTAACTAGTGGCGCGTTGATTGATTCAGCCCCACACAACTGGCAAATGCGGATATGCAGCAATCTGGCAGTTCATCCGCAAGCGGGATGGGCAGCTAGCGAAAGTTAA